GCGCGCCGGATGCGGCCCTCGACTTCGTCATCCAGATCTGGGACGGCCACGGCCTGCGCCTGTACCTGTCGCACCCGCACAGCGTGCTGCCCGATCTGGCGCGCTTCGGCTACACCACCATCGACACCAGCGACGGCCAGTGGCGCGCCTTCGCCATGTCGCTGGGCGACCGGGTGATCCAGATCGCCCAGCCCATGCGGGTGCGCAGCCGCCTGGCCGCCAACGCGGCGCTGCGCACCCTCACCCCGCTGCTGGTGGCCCTGCCGCTGCTGGGCCTGCTGATCTGGTATCTGGTGGGGCGCGGCCTGCGCCCGCTCGAACAGCTCGCCCGCGGCGTGCGCGCGCAACGCCCCGAGGCGCTGGGCCCGCTCGACGCCGCCGGCGTGCCGGCCGAGGCGCGCCCGCTGGTCGATGCGCTCAACGGCCTGCTCGGCCGCCTGGAGGCCACCCTGGCCAGCCAGCGCGCCTTCGTGGCCGACGCCGCGCACGAACTGCGCACCCCGCTCACCGCCCTGCAGCTGCAACTGCAGCTGACCGAACGGGCCCGCGACGCGGCCGAGCGCGAACAGGCCCTGGCCGATCTGCGCGCCGGGCTGATGCGCAGCATCCACCTGGTGAACCAGTTGCTCACCCTTGCCCGCGCCGAGCCCGACGCCGACGGCGCCAGCCGCCACGAACCGGTGGATCTGGCCGCCCTGGTGCGCAGCGAGCTGCCCGCCCATGCGCCGCTGGCCGAGGCCCGCCACATCGACCTGGGCGCCGCCGAACTGGCCGAGGCCACGGTGGCCGCAGACGCGGCGGCGCTGCGCACCCTGCTGGCCAATCTGGTGGACAACGCCATCCGCTACACCCCCGACGGCGGCCGGGTGGACGTGGCCGTGGCCCATGAGGGCGGGCGCGCCTGGCTCACGGTGGCCGACTCCGGCCCGGGCATTCCGCCGGGCGAACGCGAGCGCGTGCTCGACCGCTTCTACCGCCGCGCCGGCACCGACACCCCCGGCAGCGGCCTGGGGCTGGCGATCGT
The nucleotide sequence above comes from Nitrogeniibacter mangrovi. Encoded proteins:
- a CDS encoding ATP-binding protein; this encodes MNSIRRTLLVSLLSAIVVVLGIGGYATYRTAHDEIDTVMDYNLRQFALSLRDQRFGQPAVSAPDAALDFVIQIWDGHGLRLYLSHPHSVLPDLARFGYTTIDTSDGQWRAFAMSLGDRVIQIAQPMRVRSRLAANAALRTLTPLLVALPLLGLLIWYLVGRGLRPLEQLARGVRAQRPEALGPLDAAGVPAEARPLVDALNGLLGRLEATLASQRAFVADAAHELRTPLTALQLQLQLTERARDAAEREQALADLRAGLMRSIHLVNQLLTLARAEPDADGASRHEPVDLAALVRSELPAHAPLAEARHIDLGAAELAEATVAADAAALRTLLANLVDNAIRYTPDGGRVDVAVAHEGGRAWLTVADSGPGIPPGERERVLDRFYRRAGTDTPGSGLGLAIVKRIAERHDAVLTLDASEAGGLRVRVGFRIQTGP